The proteins below are encoded in one region of Coffea arabica cultivar ET-39 chromosome 4c, Coffea Arabica ET-39 HiFi, whole genome shotgun sequence:
- the LOC113740101 gene encoding E3 ubiquitin-protein ligase RSL1-like, whose protein sequence is MEGVLKYLREIVGGSGKSRLEVSDAEYAEKLQVEEALQASLANLQISHHKSPSFKAKQAAGESPTVYCEICMERKERHEMFKFETCSHSFCCDCVSRHVEAKIQENIHMITCPTLTCDHIIQPFSLRGIIPEIVFARWEKAWNEATIPDSQKFYCPFKDCSAMLLNDDKKGKMIRQSECPVCRRLFCARCYVPWHGGFNCKQFQKLKVNERGSDDLKVHVLAKEKKWTKCPNCNYIVDKVAGCIHMTCRCKFEFCYKCGSKWSARHWRCQA, encoded by the exons ATGGAAGGCGTACTAAAATATCTGCGTGAAATCGTTGGAGGAAGTGGGAAGAGTAGGTTAGAGGTATCAGATGCTGAGTATGCAGAAAAATTACAGGTCGAAGAGGCCCTGCAGGCTTCTCTTGCCAATCTTCAGATATCCCACCACAAAAGTCCATCATTTAAAGCCAAGCAGGCTGCAGGTGAATCACCAACAGTATACTGTGAGATTTGTATGGAACGAAAAGAAAGGCACGAAATGTTCAAATTTGAGACCTGTTCTCACAGTTTCTGTTGTGATTGCGTATCCAGACACGTCGAGGCAAAGATCCAAGAAAACATTCATATGATAACTTGCCCGACTTTAACTTGTGACCACATCATTCAACCTTTTTCTCTCAGGGGTATAATCCCTGAAATTGTTTTTGCTCGATGGGAAAAGGCCTGGAATGAGGCAACAATCCCCGATTCACAGAAATTCTATTGTCCGTTCAAGGATTGCTCAGCCATGTTGCTGAATGACGATAAGAAGGGAAAGATGATCAGACAATCCGAATGCCCGGTATGCCGTCGATTGTTCTGTGCACGATGTTATGTCCCCTGGCATGGTGGTTTCAACTGTAAACAATTCCAGAAGCTGAAAGTGAATGAAAGAGGCAGCGATGATCTGAAGGTGCACGTCCTTGCTAAGGAGAAGAAATGGACCAAATGTCCCAACTGCAATTATATTGTTGACAAGGTTGCAGGATGTATTCATATGACTTGCAG GTGCAAGTTTGAATTCTGCTACAAATGTGGATCAAAGTGGAGTGCAAGACACTGGCGTTGCCAGGCATGA
- the LOC140004494 gene encoding E3 ubiquitin-protein ligase RSL1-like, which translates to MAQEPALLDLSCNDFYLSAHFGEADELDSEGDQIFPVSDVKCAQGLQLQEALVASMLPEPSQGYSTFNIAANAAASSSSLSFKVEQAEEAVTAESGESSLIFCEICVDRKERDQMFTIQSCGHVFCNECISKHVAARLEYNVHGISCPAVNCGSAIEFDSCGSFMPKDVLEKWDEMLCDALVDASQKFYCPFKDCSAMLVRDSDEVIRESECPICRRLFCAQCYVPWHPGVDCEEFHRLNEDERGREDLMLRELAKAKSWNRCPRCKYYVERNEGCIHMTCRCGFQFCYTCGEQWSSAHGGC; encoded by the exons ATGGCTCAAGAACCAGCATTATTGGATCTCTCCTGTAATGATTTTTACTTGTCTGCACATTTCGGTGAGGCAGATGAACTAGATTCGGAAGGTGATCAGATTTTTCCCGTATCAGATGTGAAGTGTGCTCAAGGATTGCAGTTGCAAGAAGCTCTAGTGGCTTCGATGCTCCCAGAACCATCTCAGGGTTATTCTACATTTAATATTGCTGCTAATGCTGctgcatcatcatcatcattgaGTTTTAAAGTAGAACAGGCAGAGGAAGCGGTGACAGCAGAATCGGGCGAATCTTCactgattttttgtgaaatttgtgtggatagaaaagaaagagaTCAGATGTTCACGATTCAAAGTTGCGGCCATGTGTTCTGTAACGAATGCATTAGCAAACATGTTGCAGCCAGACTTGAGTACAATGTACACGGTATCAGCTGCCCTGCTGTGAATTGTGGAAGTGCGATTGAGTTTGATTCTTGTGGGTCTTTTATGCCTAAAGATGTATTGGAAAAGTGGGATGAGATGCTTTGTGATGCATTGGTTGATGCATCTCAGAAGTTTTATTGTCCTTTTAAGGATTGTTCAGCGATGTTGGTGAGAGATAGCGATGAAGTTATTAGGGAATCCGAGTGTCCTATTTGTCGGAGATTGTTTTGTGCTCAATGTTATGTGCCATGGCATCCTGGGGTTGATTGTGAAGAGTTCCACAGGCTGAACGAGGATGAAAGAGGGAGGGAAGATCTTATGCTGAGGGAGCTTGCCAAGGCGAAAAGTTGGAACAGATGTCCTAGATGCAAATACTACGTCGAAAGAAATGAGGGCTGCATACACATGACTTGCAG GTGTGGATTTCAATTCTGCTATACTTGCGGAGAACAATGGAGTTCAGCTCACGGTGGTTGTTAG
- the LOC140005162 gene encoding NAC domain-containing protein 1-like: protein MMAHSRNSSSGDGKQVLSLPFGYRFYPTNYEVIRYLKHKILERELPADIIPTIDVYSHSPDQLPLDKFKYGVAGEWFFFTTCSPGGLPTRDGYGYWSPTGLPAEIDLDQRIIGFKQAVDFYWGQSPDGIKSNWTIDEYRLNPDQLDGQADETTQAKVQNLVACRVRTSQ, encoded by the exons ATGATGGCTCACTCGAGAAATTCTTCGTCTGGTGATGGAAAACAAGTGCTAAGCTTACCCTTTGGATATAGATTTTACCCTACCAATTATGAGGTCATACGTTATTTGAAGCATAAGATTCTTGAGAGAGAGCTTCCTGCAGATATTATTCCAACCATTGATGTATATTCGCATAGTCCTGATCAACTTCCGTTAG ATAAATTCAAGTACGGAGTGGCCGGGGAATGGTTTTTTTTCACCACTTGTTCACCCGGTGGCCTTCCCACCAGAGATGGTTATGGTTACTGGAGTCCCACAGGCTTGCCTGCTGAAATTGATCTCGATCAAAGAATCATTGGTTTCAAACAGGCAGTGGATTTTTACTGGGGACAATCGCCAGATGGAATCAAAAGCAATTGGACCATCGATGAATATCGATTGAATCCTGACCAACTAGATGGACAGGCTGATGAGACTACCCAAGCCAAG GTACAAAATCTTGTGGCATGTCGGGTTCGCACTTCGCAATAA
- the LOC140005161 gene encoding 4-coumarate--CoA ligase 1-like: protein MAVKTKQEEIIFRSRLPDIYIPKHLPLHTYCFEDLPKFRSQACLINGATDEIYTFEQVELTARRVASGLNKVGVQQGDTIMILLPNSPEFVFAFLGASFRGAISTMANPYFTSAEVIKQAKASNAKLIITQGCYVEKVRDYACENGVKVVCIDSAPEGCLHFSELTEADEREMPDVEISPDDVVALPYSSGTTGLPKGVMLTHKGLVTSVAQQVDGENPNFYIHNQVMMCVLPLFHIYSLNSILLCGLRAGTTILIMQKFDIIPFLELIQKYKVTTGPFVPPIVLAIAKSPEVDKYDLSSVKTVMSGAAPLGKELEDAVRTKFPKAKLGQGYGMTEAGPVLAMCSAFAKDPFEVKSGGCGSVVRNAEMKIVDPETGSSLPRNQPGEICIRGDQIMKGYLDDPEATKATIDEDGWLHTGDVGYIDEDDELFIVDRLKELIKYKGFQVAPAELEALLLAHSDISDAAVVPMKDDAAGEVPVAFVVKSKDSNITEDEIKEYIKKQVIFYKRINRVFFVDAIPKSPSGKILRKDLRARLAAGVPK, encoded by the exons ATGGCTGTCAAAAcaaagcaagaagaaatcatATTCCGATCAAGGCTCCCTGATATTTACATCCCAAAACATCTGCCCCTGCACACTTACTGTTTCGAAGACCTTCCTAAGTTCAGATCACAGGCTTGTTTGATAAATGGCGCCACCGATGAAATTTACACTTTCGAACAAGTTGAGCTCACAGCCAGAAGAGTTGCATCCGGGCTTAACAAAGTTGGTGTACAGCAAGGAGATACGATCATGATCCTGCTGCCAAACTCGCCGGAATTCGTGTTCGCCTTCCTCGGTGCATCTTTCCGGGGAGCCATATCCACGATGGCCAATCCATATTTCACCTCTGCCGAAGTCATAAAGCAAGCCAAGGCATCCAACGCAAAGCTCATCATCACGCAAGGCTGTTACGTCGAAAAGGTCAGGGACTATGCATGTGAAAATGGGGTGAAAGTCGTGTGCATCGACTCTGCGCCGGAAGGTTGTTTACACTTCTCGGAGCTAACCGAGGCCGATGAAAGGGAAATGCCGGACGTCGAGATCAGCCCTGATGATGTGGTGGCGCTGCCGTACTCCTCCGGGACCACTGGACTGCCTAAGGGGGTGATGTTGACCCACAAGGGACTTGTCACTAGCGTGGCACAACAGGTTGACGGAGAGAACCCAAATTTCTATATACACAATCAAGTGATGATGTGCGTTTTGCCTCTGTTCCACATATATTCGCTGAACTCAATTTTGCTATGTGGGTTGAGGGCCGGCACAACAATTTTGATCATGCAGAAATTTGACATAATTCCGTTCTTGGAATTGATTCAAAAATATAAGGTCACAACTGGGCCATTTGTGCCACCAATTGTTCTGGCCATAGCCAAAAGTCCAGAGGTTGATAAATATGACCTTTCGTCGGTGAAGACTGTCATGTCCGGAGCGGCGCCATTGGGGAAGGAGCTTGAAGATGCTGTTAGAACCAAATTTCCTAAGGCCAAACTTGGTCAG GGTTATGGGATGACAGAAGCGGGCCCTGTGCTAGCAATGTGCTCAGCATTTGCTAAGGATCCCTTTGAGGTTAAATCAGGCGGATGTGGTTCCGTTGTTAGAAATGCTGAAATGAAGATTGTAGATCCCGAAACTGGTTCCTCTTTACCCCGGAACCAACCTGGAGAAATCTGCATCAGAGGTGACCAAATCATGAAAG GCTATCTTGATGACCCTGAAGCCACAAAAGCAACCATAGACGAAGATGGTTGGTTACATACAGGTGATGTAGGCTACATTGACGAGGATGATGAACTTTTCATCGTTGATCGCCTCAAGGAGCTAATCAAGTACAAAGGGTTCCAAGTCGCACCTGCAGAACTTGAAGCCCTGCTCCTCGCTCACTCTGACATCTCAGATGCTGCTGTTGTCCC AATGAAGGATGACGCAGCAGGCGAAGTTCCAGTTGCTTTTGTTGTGAAATCAAAAGATTCCAACATCACCGAGGATGAAATTAAGGAATATATCAAGAAACAG GTTATATTCTACAAGAGAATAAACCGTGTGTTTTTTGTTGATGCCATTCCGAAGTCACCATCAGGCAAAATCTTGAGAAAGGACTTGAGAGCAAGACTAGCTGCTGGCGTGccaaaataa
- the LOC113741696 gene encoding uncharacterized protein has product MATSASRGAQTVNSMYFKPTLRKAFHRKSNPPDTAKLNGEEMKGKKKKSSVVGNNHDGNWWVPDDRTGIFYPKGQEKVMEDVPSGAAAKDTEAINWFHNHDLQ; this is encoded by the exons ATGGCAACTTCAGCAAGTAGAGGAGCTCAGACGGTGAACTCCATGTATTTCAA ACCAACGCTGCGGAAAGCCTTCCACAGAAAAAGCAATCCACCGGACACGGCAAAGTTGAATGGGGAGGAAATgaaggggaagaagaagaagagtagTGTGGTTGGAAATAATCATGACGGAAATTGGTGGGTTCCAGATGATCGAACTGGAATATTTTATCCTAAAGGCCAAGAAAAAGTCATGGAAGATGTTCCGTCCGGGGCAGCAGCAAAGGATACTGAAGCTATTAATTGGTTCCATAATCATGACTTGCAATGA
- the LOC140003874 gene encoding ACT domain-containing protein ACR11-like isoform X1, whose protein sequence is MAVAMASSGTTLGLYTNLKAIDKHPIAKASLFTCSFGSDPVQGFCNFSKKRFPSSEARLLLQASPAAAVVQGESPQETEEVPIPKVIIDQDSDPNATLVEITFGDRLGALIDTMNALKNLGLNVVKANVYLDSSGKHNKFAITKVSTGRKVEDPELLETIRLTIINNLLEYHPESSSQLAMGAAFGVVQPSQPVDVDIATHIRVYDDSPERSLLQVETADRPGLLVDLVKIITDINIAVESGEFDTEGLLAKATFHVSYNGNAISKPLQQVLANSLRYYLRRPSTEEASF, encoded by the exons ATGGCTGTGGCAATGGCTTCTTCTGGGACAACTCTCGGGCTTTATACTAATCTAAAGGCAATTGACAAGCACCCCATTGCTAAAGCTTCCCTCTTTACTTGCTCTTTTGGTTCGGATCCAGTTCAGGGATTCTGTAATTTTTCCAAGAAAAG ATTTCCATCTTCAGAAGCTAGGCTTCTTTTGCAAGCATCCCCAGCTGCAGCTGTGGTG CAGGGCGAAAGCCCGCAAGAAACTGAGGAAGTTCCAATTCCCAAAGTTATAATAGATCAGGATTCTGACCCCAATGCAACTTTGGTGGAGATCACATTTGGGGATCGCCTTGGGGCTCTTATTGACACA ATGAATGCGCTTAAAAATCTCGGGCTCAATGTTGTCAAGGCAAATGTCTATCTTGATTCATCTGGGAAACATAACAAGTTTGCCATCACAAAAGT TTCTACAGGTAGAAAGGTTGAGGATCCTGAGTTGCTTGAGACCATTCGTTTAACAATAATCAACAATTTGCTTGAGTATCATCCG GAGTCAAGCTCACAGTTAGCCATGGGGGCAGCCTTTGGTGTTGTGCAGCCAAGTCAGCCG GTTGATGTCGACATAGCAACTCATATCCGTGTCTATGATGATAGTCCAGAGCGAAG TTTATTGCAAGTTGAAACAGCAGACCGCCCTGGATTACTTGTGGATCTTGTAAAGATTATTACTGACATAAACATTGCTGTGGAATCAGGAGAATTTGACACAGAG GGCTTGTTGGCTAAGGCTACGTTTCATGTCAGTTACAATGGTAATGCCATCAGCAAGCCCCTTCAACAG GTTCTTGCTAATAGCTTGCGATATTATTTGCGGAGACCATCAACCGAAGAGGCGAGTTTTTGA
- the LOC140003874 gene encoding ACT domain-containing protein ACR11-like isoform X3 — MAVAMASSGTTLGLYTNLKAIDKHPIAKASLFTCSFGSDPVQGFCNFSKKRFPSSEARLLLQASPAAAVVQGESPQETEEVPIPKVIIDQDSDPNATLVEITFGDRLGALIDTMNALKNLGLNVVKANVYLDSSGKHNKFAITKVSTGRKVEDPELLETIRLTIINNLLEYHPVDVDIATHIRVYDDSPERSLLQVETADRPGLLVDLVKIITDINIAVESGEFDTEGLLAKATFHVSYNGNAISKPLQQVLANSLRYYLRRPSTEEASF, encoded by the exons ATGGCTGTGGCAATGGCTTCTTCTGGGACAACTCTCGGGCTTTATACTAATCTAAAGGCAATTGACAAGCACCCCATTGCTAAAGCTTCCCTCTTTACTTGCTCTTTTGGTTCGGATCCAGTTCAGGGATTCTGTAATTTTTCCAAGAAAAG ATTTCCATCTTCAGAAGCTAGGCTTCTTTTGCAAGCATCCCCAGCTGCAGCTGTGGTG CAGGGCGAAAGCCCGCAAGAAACTGAGGAAGTTCCAATTCCCAAAGTTATAATAGATCAGGATTCTGACCCCAATGCAACTTTGGTGGAGATCACATTTGGGGATCGCCTTGGGGCTCTTATTGACACA ATGAATGCGCTTAAAAATCTCGGGCTCAATGTTGTCAAGGCAAATGTCTATCTTGATTCATCTGGGAAACATAACAAGTTTGCCATCACAAAAGT TTCTACAGGTAGAAAGGTTGAGGATCCTGAGTTGCTTGAGACCATTCGTTTAACAATAATCAACAATTTGCTTGAGTATCATCCG GTTGATGTCGACATAGCAACTCATATCCGTGTCTATGATGATAGTCCAGAGCGAAG TTTATTGCAAGTTGAAACAGCAGACCGCCCTGGATTACTTGTGGATCTTGTAAAGATTATTACTGACATAAACATTGCTGTGGAATCAGGAGAATTTGACACAGAG GGCTTGTTGGCTAAGGCTACGTTTCATGTCAGTTACAATGGTAATGCCATCAGCAAGCCCCTTCAACAG GTTCTTGCTAATAGCTTGCGATATTATTTGCGGAGACCATCAACCGAAGAGGCGAGTTTTTGA
- the LOC140003874 gene encoding ACT domain-containing protein ACR11-like isoform X2, with the protein MAVAMASSGTTLGLYTNLKAIDKHPIAKASLFTCSFGSDPVQGFCNFSKKRFPSSEARLLLQASPAAAVVGESPQETEEVPIPKVIIDQDSDPNATLVEITFGDRLGALIDTMNALKNLGLNVVKANVYLDSSGKHNKFAITKVSTGRKVEDPELLETIRLTIINNLLEYHPESSSQLAMGAAFGVVQPSQPVDVDIATHIRVYDDSPERSLLQVETADRPGLLVDLVKIITDINIAVESGEFDTEGLLAKATFHVSYNGNAISKPLQQVLANSLRYYLRRPSTEEASF; encoded by the exons ATGGCTGTGGCAATGGCTTCTTCTGGGACAACTCTCGGGCTTTATACTAATCTAAAGGCAATTGACAAGCACCCCATTGCTAAAGCTTCCCTCTTTACTTGCTCTTTTGGTTCGGATCCAGTTCAGGGATTCTGTAATTTTTCCAAGAAAAG ATTTCCATCTTCAGAAGCTAGGCTTCTTTTGCAAGCATCCCCAGCTGCAGCTGTGGTG GGCGAAAGCCCGCAAGAAACTGAGGAAGTTCCAATTCCCAAAGTTATAATAGATCAGGATTCTGACCCCAATGCAACTTTGGTGGAGATCACATTTGGGGATCGCCTTGGGGCTCTTATTGACACA ATGAATGCGCTTAAAAATCTCGGGCTCAATGTTGTCAAGGCAAATGTCTATCTTGATTCATCTGGGAAACATAACAAGTTTGCCATCACAAAAGT TTCTACAGGTAGAAAGGTTGAGGATCCTGAGTTGCTTGAGACCATTCGTTTAACAATAATCAACAATTTGCTTGAGTATCATCCG GAGTCAAGCTCACAGTTAGCCATGGGGGCAGCCTTTGGTGTTGTGCAGCCAAGTCAGCCG GTTGATGTCGACATAGCAACTCATATCCGTGTCTATGATGATAGTCCAGAGCGAAG TTTATTGCAAGTTGAAACAGCAGACCGCCCTGGATTACTTGTGGATCTTGTAAAGATTATTACTGACATAAACATTGCTGTGGAATCAGGAGAATTTGACACAGAG GGCTTGTTGGCTAAGGCTACGTTTCATGTCAGTTACAATGGTAATGCCATCAGCAAGCCCCTTCAACAG GTTCTTGCTAATAGCTTGCGATATTATTTGCGGAGACCATCAACCGAAGAGGCGAGTTTTTGA
- the LOC113741494 gene encoding uncharacterized protein has product MSKSCKGLAMELVKCLSESDCVKVENRPYRECAKEKTPLISSECVGLRETYFNCKRGQVDMRARIRGNKGY; this is encoded by the exons ATGTCGAAGTCCTGCAAGGGCCTTGCCATGGAACTGGTCAAGTGCCTTAGTGAATCCGACTGTGTTAAG GTTGAGAACAGGCCGTATAGGGAATGTGCCAAGGAGAAAACCCCTTTAATTTCCAGTGAATGTGTGGGACTAAGGGAAACATATTTCAATTGCAAGAGAGGCCAG GTTGACATGAGAGCTCGAATACGAGGCAATAAGGGCTACTAA